GAAAGACGTTCGCCAGCCTGTCGCCGGCGCTCGACGCCTTCGTGATCCCGGCGGCGGTCGAAGGCGCCGAGGCGTTCGAGGGCATCGGCCGGTTTCTCGTGCCCCGCGGCGACGGCGTGCGCATCGAGTCCACGTGGGACCCGCTCGGCATGCGCGGCACGGGCAGCGACGACATCGTCCTCGAAGGCGTCGTCGTGCCCGAGGACGCGCTGCTCTATCGCCAGAGCGCGCTGGCGCCCGATCCGAACGCCTCGAACGCGAACGCCTGGTTCACGCTCCTGCTCTCGTCCGTCTACCTCGGCATCGCCGACGCCGCGTTGAACTTCGCCGCCCGCTACGCCGGCGCGCGCGTCCCGACCGCCCTCGGACGGCCGCTGGCGACCGTCGAGGGCGTCCAGCGGCGGCTGGGCGAGGCCGAGCTGGACCGCCGAACGGCCTCGACCGTCCTCACGACGGTCGCGCGCGCGTGGGACGACGCCGCGTGGGCGGGCGATGCGGCTGGGCCCGGCGCCGCGCCGGCCGATGGCCGCGCCGTCGGGGCGGGCGATCGAGCGGCCGCGGCCGACGCCCGCCGCGCCCTCGGCGACGACATCGTCGCGGCCAAGGTCGTCGTCACGAACCACGCCCGCAGTGTCGTCGATGCGGCCGTGCGCGTCGTCGGCGGCGCCGCGATGGGGCGTGCGCTGCCGATCGAGCGGCACTGGCGCGACGTACAGGCCGGGCTGTTCCACCCGCCGAGCGACGACGCGGTGCACGTGCTGCTCGGGCGGCGGGCGTTGATCGAGGCGGGGGTGGATCCGGACGAAGGGCGATAGGGCAACCGACCTACCGCCCGCCCGCCGCCACCCGCAGCACCGCCCCGCCCGCCATGTCCAGCGCGTACACCTCGCCCGCGTCGTCCTGCCCGAACGCGCTGATCGCGGCGTCGCTGTCCGTCAGCATCGCATCGTGCCACCGGCCACGGTCGTCGCGCCAGGCGCCCCAGAGGCGGCCGCTGCAGTAGTCGGCATAGAAGTAGACGCCGTCCAGCGCCGGGTAGCGCCGGCCGCGGTAGACGTGGCCGCCGGAGATCGAGCAGTTGCCGTCCTCGTGGCGGTACTCGGCCACGGGCCGTGTCGTGCGGCCGTCGGGGTCGCAGGCGGCCAGGCTGTCACCGGCGCCGTCGTCGGCGTCGTGGCAGTGGGCGCCCTCGACGTCCGGCCAGCCGTAGTCCTCGCCGCCGCGGCTCGCGGCCGGCTGCCAGTTCACCTCTTCGTACGTGCTGTCGCCGACGTCGGCGATGAACAGATCGCCCGTGGCGCGGTCGAAGCTGAGGCGCCACGGGTTGCGCAGGCCGACCGCCCAGACCTCGGGCAGGTGGTCGCCGGCGATGAACGGGTTGTCGGCCGGCACCCGGTAGCCCCCCGGCGGGCCGTCGACGTCGAGCCGCAGCACCTTGCCCAGCAGCGACGACGGGTCATGGGCGTTCTTCCCGGCGCCGCTCCCGCCGCCATCGCCCATCCCGACGTAGAGATAGCCGTCCGGCCCGAACGCGTTCTGGCCGCCATTGTGATTCGCGGCCGGCTGGTCGACCACGAGGATCTCGCGCTCGCTGGCCGGGTCGGCCCGCCGCCGGTCGGCATCTGCGGCCAGCTCGCTGACCACCGTCGCGCCGTCGCGGCGCGTGTAGTTCACGAACAGGCGGCCGTTGGCGGCATAGTCCGGATGGAACGCCACCGACAGCAGCCCTTGTTCGGACGCGCGGCTGTTCACCCGGTCCGACAGGTCGACGAACGGCGCGTCCGCCACGGTGCCGCTCGCGAGGTCGACGATCTCGATCGTCCCGGCCTTCTCGACGACGTACAACCGTTGCGCATCGACGCCGTCGCCCGTGGCGTGCACCGGCTCGTCAAGGCCCGTGGCGATCGCTTCGAGCGATACGTGGGTCTCGTCGGGATCGAACGGCGTCCCCCGGGCGCGGGTGGCCGTCCCCACCGCGCTGGAGGTCGCCGCGTCCGTCGGCTGGAGCAACGCCGTCACGGCCGACGTCGCCGCCACATCCGCCGCCCGCAACTCGTCTGCCCCACGCACCTCGTCGGTCGGGCGCGCGTCATCCGTGCCCCCGCCGTCGCGACGTTCGCCGGGTGCGCCGACCGCTCCGGGCGCACCCGGCGTCGGATCGGCGGGCATGGCGATCTGACGGACGGCCGCGCAACCGGCGACCGTGCCGCCGACCACGGCGACGGCCAGCACCGATACGGCGATGGCGGCGGCGCGATGGGCTCGGGCGAGCGGTGCGACTAACGTGGCCGCTGCTCCGGCTCGCGCGTCGCGCTGATCCATCCGGCGACGTTGCCGTCGCGCAGCGCCGCGAACACGCCGGGCAGGGCGGTGTGCCCGTCGCCGGCCGCGAACGTGAGCACCATGTCCGGCCCGTACGTGCCGAGCATGCTCACCCCGACGCCGATGTGCGTGAAGTGCCCGTGCAGGATGTTCGCGCGGTGCGGGGCCGAGTTCATCCACCACTTCAGCGCGGCGTCGGCCGTGCGCCGCGCGCACAGGATGTTCTCGCCCGCCCAGTTGTTGTACGGGTACCCGTTGCGGCGCAGCCGGTCACGTGCCAGCGATCCGTCCGAGCCGCGGTGGCGGCAGAAGTTGCGGTAGGCCATGTCGACGGCGTGCTGGCGAGCGGCCGCCACGAGGCGGTCGTCGAGCTGCAGCGGGCCGAGGCCGCGCTCGGCGCGCACGCCGTTCACGCGCTGGAGAATCTCGAGCTCGAGCCGCGTGCGGTCGTCGTAGTCCGGGTTGGCCAGGACGGCGCCGAGGTCGGGTGCGGTCCATTCGGCCGGCGGCGCCGGCTGCGCGAACTCGGGCGCGGGGTCGGGGGCGGCGGCGGGGGGATGGGCGTCCGCGGCGGCTGGAACGGCAAGCGCATCGACGGCCGGGGCTGCGATGGCAGCGGGGTCGACGGCCGCCGGGGCGGGCGATTCGACGGGTGCTTCGTCGGCGCGGGCGATGGGGGGGGCGGCGACGGCGAATGAGAACAGCGCGACGGCGGCGGACCACTTCATCAGCGGCACGCACGTGGCGCGTGCCCGGATGCGGCTTCGCATGCACTTCAGCTCCTCTGCCAGCATCGCTGCCCATCCACGCGACCAGGGTGCGGCGCGTCCAAGCGGACCGCGCACCCGTTCCTGACGAACTCCGTCGCGGAGCCGTCTGGCCGACCGCCGATTGCCTACCGAGCGGTCGGCCGCCGCGTTTCCGGGGCGACAACGCGGCCCATTGTATGGCGTTGGGGCCGGGCGTCAATGGGTCGCCCGCGTCGCCGACCCACCCGAGCGCCGTGCTGCGCCGCGCAACCCGCCGCGCCCCCGCTCGCGTTCGCCCTTGCGACCCGGCTGGCCCGTCGCCTACAATCGACCCGCCCGCCGCCCCAGGCCCGACATGCGCCTGCGGGTGCGTCGCGGCTCCCCGCAACCCCACCGCCGCGCCCCGGACAGCCCGGATGCGCCGCGCCCGGCACACCCGCCACGCCACGATGTCCGGAGGCTTTTCGTGATCGATCCGCATTCCCTTGCGCGGGCGCCGATCGCCCGCCGCCCGTCGCGCTCGACGCTCGCGCCGGTCGCCAAGGTGCTCTCGGTCGCTGTCGTCGTCGCAATCGCAGTCGCCGCCGCCCGCCCGTTCGGCGCCGCCATGGCGCAAGCCGGCGTCCTCGACCGCGTGTCGTGGCAGGCACTCCCGGGCGACCGCGCCCTCGGCGGCCACGGCGCGGTGATCGACGGCCGCGCGATGACGCTCATCGGCGGCGAGCAGGGTGACTTCCAGCCACCGGACGCGATGCGGTCGCTCTCGTTCGCGCTGCCGCAGGCATGGACGACGCTGGCCGAGAGCGGCGACCGGCCCGTGCCGGGACTGTCCGGCCGTGGTCTCGTCGGCGCGCGTGCCGTGCGCATCTCCGACGACGGAGCTGCGGCGACGTCCACGCTTCTGATCTGCCACTGCACGGGTGCCACCACGTACAACGCCGCTTGGCCGGCAGCCGGCGGTGCGGTCACGTGGCGGAGCCTCGCCGACGTCCAGTCCCTCCCGCTGGCGAACGGCCTCATGGCCTTCGACGGGCCGCGCCGGCGCGTCATCGCGGCCGGCGGCGAGTTCAGCGGCTCGGGCGACATCATGACCGCCACATGGGCGCTGGACGTGAACGATCTGAACACGGCCCAGTGGCAGCCGCTGCCGGCCGTGCCGTTCCAGCTCATCTTCCAGGCCGCGGACCGCGACCCGCGTTCCGGCCACTTCGTCGCGTTCGGCGGCCAGGGATCCGACGCCACCCCCACCGCCCACCTCTGGCGCGCGGACCTGGCCGCGCTCGATGCGCCCGGTGCGTGGTCGGACGTCGCGGCGCAGGCCGGCGCCGGTCCGAGCGCCCGCAGCGGCGCGACGCTGACGTTCGCCGGAAGCACCGGCTGGGCGATCCTGTACGGCGGCTACTCGCCCGCGCTCGGCGAGATGGCCGACGCCTGGGCACTCGACTACCGCGACCCATCAGCCCCCCGGTGGCAGTCGATCACGCCGGCCGGCACGCCGCCGAACGCGCGCAGCGGCCAGAGCGCGGTGTGGGATGCGGCGGGTGAACGCGTCCTCGTGTACGGCGGCCTGCGGCTCGAGGGCAACGGCGTGCGGTATCTGTCCGACGGCTTCGCGATCGACTTGACGCCCGACACGGCGCCGACCGTCACCACGCCCGCCCCGACCGCCACGACCCCCGTGCCGACGACGCCGTCCTCCACCCCCGTCCCGTCGCCGACGACGCCGTCCACCGCGGGCGGGCGGATCTTCCTGCCCCTCTCGCTCCGCAGCGCCGATGTCCGCGCCGCACCGTAGGCCCATGGGGCGCCGGCTGGAGCGATGAGCGCTGCCGGCGGGGTCGATGTCCTCTTCGGGCACGCGCTGTTCATGGCGCTCGACCCCAAGCAGGCCGCGCTCCAGCGGCCGTACCCGCCCCTCGGCACGTTGTACGCCGCCGCAGCCGTCCGGGACGCGGGGTGGAGCGTGGCGTTGTTCGACGCGATGATCGCCCATGGCCCGGAAGCGTTCGAGGCCGCCCTGGACGCCCACCGCCCGCGGCTCGTCGTCCTGTTCGAGGACAGCTTCAACTTCTACTCCAAGATGTGCCTGGCCGTCATGCGCGATGCCGCGCTGCAGATGGTCGCCATGGCGGCGCGCCGCGGCCTGCCGACGCTCGTCGCCGGGTCCGACGCCAGCGACGCGCCGCAGCGGTTCCTCGACGCCGGCGCGGCCGCGGTGGCCTACGGCGAAGCCGACTGGACGATCGTCGAAGCTGTGCGGGCGCTGCTCGGCCACACCGACGCGGCGGCGCTCGACGACGATCGTCGTTCCATGCCGCACGGCGTCGTTCGCCCGGACCTGTCCGCCGTGCCCGGCCTAGTCCTCGCCGACGCCGGCGGCGGCCTCGCCCGCACCCCACCCCGCCCGACCGAACGCGTCCCCGACCGCTTTCCGCCGCCGGCCCGCGATCTCGTCGACCTCGACGCCTACCGCGCCATCTGGCGAGCGGCGCACGGCCAGTGGTCCGTCAACGCCGCCAGCACGCGCGGCTGCCCGTTCCACTGCAACTGGTGCGCCAAACCGATCTGGGGCCAGCGCTACGCGATGCGCACGCCGGACGCCGTCGCCGACGAGCTGGCGGCGCTCAAGCGCGAACACGCGCCGGACCACGTCTGGTTCGCCGACGACATCTTCGGGCTGCGTCCCGAGTGGACGGCGGCCTTCGGCGAGGCCGTCGCCGCGCGCGGCGCCGACGTGCCGTTCACGATCCAGAGCCGCGTCGATCTGATCAGCGACGCCGCCGCGGACGGCCTGGCGCGCGCCGGCTGTGTCGAGGTCTGGCTCGGCGTCGAGAGCGGCTCGCAGCTCGTGCTGGACGCCATGGACAAGGGCATCCGCGCCGCCGACGTTCCGGCCGCTGCCGCTCGCCTGCGCGCCCGCGGCATCCGCGTCGCCTTCTTCCTGCAGCTCGGCTACCCCGGCGAGGAATGGGCCGACGTCGAGGCCACCGCCGCCCTCGTGCGCGCGGTCGTGCCTGACTCGATCGGCGTCTCGGTCAGCTACCCGCTGCCCGGCACGCCCTTCCACCTCCGCGTCGCCGACGAGCTCGCCGCCGGCAGCCATTGGCATGACAGCACGGACCTGGCGATGCTCTTTCAAGGCACGTTCACGACCGCTTTCTATCGCACGCTGCACGCCCAGCTGC
Above is a window of Candidatus Avedoeria danica DNA encoding:
- a CDS encoding acyl-CoA/acyl-ACP dehydrogenase: MNATTPSALVADLPVLTLRSAPALATALADRFAHGAAAHDRAGTFAADHVAALCAIGWPRLAVPAALGGLGAGLGASVDAHRRLAAGDASTALAVAMHTQTIGAAAAGGQWAGDAFARLCADVVGRGVWVNACASEPELGSPSRGGLPKTTARRVADGWRIDGRKTFASLSPALDAFVIPAAVEGAEAFEGIGRFLVPRGDGVRIESTWDPLGMRGTGSDDIVLEGVVVPEDALLYRQSALAPDPNASNANAWFTLLLSSVYLGIADAALNFAARYAGARVPTALGRPLATVEGVQRRLGEAELDRRTASTVLTTVARAWDDAAWAGDAAGPGAAPADGRAVGAGDRAAAADARRALGDDIVAAKVVVTNHARSVVDAAVRVVGGAAMGRALPIERHWRDVQAGLFHPPSDDAVHVLLGRRALIEAGVDPDEGR
- a CDS encoding PQQ-dependent sugar dehydrogenase; this encodes MDQRDARAGAAATLVAPLARAHRAAAIAVSVLAVAVVGGTVAGCAAVRQIAMPADPTPGAPGAVGAPGERRDGGGTDDARPTDEVRGADELRAADVAATSAVTALLQPTDAATSSAVGTATRARGTPFDPDETHVSLEAIATGLDEPVHATGDGVDAQRLYVVEKAGTIEIVDLASGTVADAPFVDLSDRVNSRASEQGLLSVAFHPDYAANGRLFVNYTRRDGATVVSELAADADRRRADPASEREILVVDQPAANHNGGQNAFGPDGYLYVGMGDGGGSGAGKNAHDPSSLLGKVLRLDVDGPPGGYRVPADNPFIAGDHLPEVWAVGLRNPWRLSFDRATGDLFIADVGDSTYEEVNWQPAASRGGEDYGWPDVEGAHCHDADDGAGDSLAACDPDGRTTRPVAEYRHEDGNCSISGGHVYRGRRYPALDGVYFYADYCSGRLWGAWRDDRGRWHDAMLTDSDAAISAFGQDDAGEVYALDMAGGAVLRVAAGGR
- a CDS encoding CAP domain-containing protein, coding for MRSRIRARATCVPLMKWSAAVALFSFAVAAPPIARADEAPVESPAPAAVDPAAIAAPAVDALAVPAAADAHPPAAAPDPAPEFAQPAPPAEWTAPDLGAVLANPDYDDRTRLELEILQRVNGVRAERGLGPLQLDDRLVAAARQHAVDMAYRNFCRHRGSDGSLARDRLRRNGYPYNNWAGENILCARRTADAALKWWMNSAPHRANILHGHFTHIGVGVSMLGTYGPDMVLTFAAGDGHTALPGVFAALRDGNVAGWISATREPEQRPR
- a CDS encoding B12-binding domain-containing radical SAM protein, with protein sequence MSAAGGVDVLFGHALFMALDPKQAALQRPYPPLGTLYAAAAVRDAGWSVALFDAMIAHGPEAFEAALDAHRPRLVVLFEDSFNFYSKMCLAVMRDAALQMVAMAARRGLPTLVAGSDASDAPQRFLDAGAAAVAYGEADWTIVEAVRALLGHTDAAALDDDRRSMPHGVVRPDLSAVPGLVLADAGGGLARTPPRPTERVPDRFPPPARDLVDLDAYRAIWRAAHGQWSVNAASTRGCPFHCNWCAKPIWGQRYAMRTPDAVADELAALKREHAPDHVWFADDIFGLRPEWTAAFGEAVAARGADVPFTIQSRVDLISDAAADGLARAGCVEVWLGVESGSQLVLDAMDKGIRAADVPAAAARLRARGIRVAFFLQLGYPGEEWADVEATAALVRAVVPDSIGVSVSYPLPGTPFHLRVADELAAGSHWHDSTDLAMLFQGTFTTAFYRTLHAQLHRELDARHALARAEAAGDSDAPSLRAAARAELDATMAAWDVLAADAAAARNAAPTRLAVRPPSAPPDLSASAG